In the Podospora bellae-mahoneyi strain CBS 112042 chromosome 4, whole genome shotgun sequence genome, one interval contains:
- a CDS encoding hypothetical protein (EggNog:ENOG503NWCP; COG:E), with translation MTNPSPLTRLTTHGYVIIPSFLPPSTLSALRTASSTLISLSSAGQWPHVRTTGKQFPPWDPSLVPHSAGIWGVQHLLHPSLPLPPSQREAFVKLYFSPALLSLSREILSLPPPDGLVMELFNLLCEPSDGKGFELSWHRDDIPASATEEEERERVCKPGEVYSHTQWNLPLYDDSSLVLVPGSHSRPRTAAEREADPHGGDLEGQVVVELKAGDLVFYDNNILHRGVYSGGKQRVTLHGSVGRADGGGEGMKKRARNVLQHGVGSWVERADFSCLGEGEERKTAEGMRRRLVEMGRAAGEVGYSLVG, from the coding sequence atgaccaacccctcccccctaaCCCGGCTAACAACCCACGGCTACGTGAtaatcccctccttcctacCCCCCTCCACTCTCTCCGCCCTCCGCACCGCCTCATCCActctcatctccctctcctctgccGGCCAATGGCCCCACGTCCGCACCACAGGCAAACAATTCCCCCCCTGGGACCCCTCCCTAGTCCCACACTCGGCCGGCATCTGGGGcgtccaacacctcctccacccttccctccccctccccccctcccaacgCGAGGCTTTTGTCAAGCTCTACTTCTCCCCCGCGctgctctccctctcccgggaaatcctctccctccctccgcctGACGGCCTGGTGATGGAACTGTTCAACCTGCTGTGTGAGCCCAGCGACGGGAAAGGGTTCGAGCTCTCCTGGCATAGGGACGACATTCCCGCCTCggcgacggaggaggaggaacgggAGAGGGTGTGTAAACCGGGGGAGGTGTACTCTCACACGCAGTGGAATTTGCCGTTGTATGACGACAGCAgtttggttttggtgccGGGGTCGCATTCGCGGCCGCGGACGGCAGCGGAGCGAGAGGCTGATCCTCATGGGGGTGATTTGGAGGGgcaagtggtggtggagctgAAGGCGGGCGATTTGGTGTTTTACGATAACAACATCCTCCATCGGGGGGTGTATTCGGGGGGTAAGCAACGGGTGACGCTCCACGGGTCGGTTGGGAGggcggatggtgggggggaggggatgaagaagcgGGCGAGGAATGTGCTGCAGCACGGGGTTGGGAGCTGGGTTGAGCGGGCCGATTTTTcttgtttgggggagggggaagaaagaaagacggcggaggggatgaggaggaggttggtcgagatggggagggctgctggagaggttggctACTCGCTTGTCGGCTGA
- a CDS encoding hypothetical protein (EggNog:ENOG503NW5F; COG:S), with the protein MVGRKRKSAAAAAVEEPVSTSRPQRAASSSTGKTSKYFDPSPSDSESPDPLAKAKPTAPKRRGRGRPAKKAKKQLEPESDPDDDNEFKDNPQEEAKPESDSDSDSDAPPKVTYTPLPTLRPEGTTPYRPHALHPNTLLFLSDLKANNKRSWLKLHDKEYRRALADWESYVTCLTEKITSLDPTVPELPFKDVNFRIYRDVRFSNDPTPYKPHFSAAFSRTGRKGPYACYYVHVEPDGNSFVGGGLWHPDGAALGRLRASVDERPDRWRRALTEPAFRRIFLLQGEKKGRGKGKKNREEEEQDAMAAYAEMNRGNALKTRPKGFHPEHRDMRLLKLRNHTVWKKVDDGVWTREGGLEGEVMDVVGGMVGFVTHLNRIVMPDPGDEDDSEDEEEEE; encoded by the coding sequence ATGGTCGGCCGAAAACGCAAatctgccgctgctgccgcaGTGGAAGAGCCAGTATCAACGTCAAGGCCCCAGCGCGCAGCGTCATCATCCACAGGCAAAACCAGCAAATACTTtgacccctccccttcaGACTCCGAATCACCAGaccccctcgccaaagccaagCCAACCGCCCCAAAAAGACGCGGCAGAGGCCGTCCAGCAAAGAaagccaagaagcagctcgAACCTGAATCTGATCcagacgacgacaacgagtTCAAAGACAACCCCCAAGAGGAAGCCAAACCAGAATCagactccgactccgactccgacgCCCCCCCAAAAGTGACatacacccccctccctaccCTCCGACCCGAAGGTACCACCCCCTACCGTCCCCacgccctccaccccaacaccctcctctttctctcgGACCTCAAAGCCAACAACAAGCGCTCCTGGCTCAAGCTCCACGACAAGGAGTACCGCCGCGCTCTCGCCGACTGGGAGTCTTACGTCACCTGCTTAACCGAAAAAATCACCTCGCTCGACCCTACCGTGCCTGAGCTCCCTTTTAAGGACGTCAACTTTAGAATTTACCGGGATGTTCGTTTCAGTAACGACCCCACACCTTACAAGCCTCACTTCTCGGCTGCGTTCAGCAGGACAGGTCGTAAGGGCCCCTATGCGTGTTATTATGTTCACGTGGAACCTGATGGGAACAGTTTTGTGGGTGGGGGGCTGTGGCATCCTGACGGGGCCGCTTTGGGGAGGCTGAGGGCTAGTGTTGATGAGCGGCCTGAtcgatggaggagggcgcTCACCGAACCGGCCTTTAGGCGGATTTTCCTCCTGCaaggggaaaagaagggcaggggaaaggggaagaaaaatcgggaagaggaggaacaaGACGCAATGGCGGCGTACGCCGAGATGAACAGAGGGAACGCGCTCAAGACCAGGCCGAAGGGGTTTCATCCCGAGCATAGGGATATGCGGCTGCTCAAGTTGAGGAATCATACTGTTTGGAAGaaggtggatgatggggtttggacgagggaggggggcttggaaggggaggtgatggatgtagtgggggggatggttgGGTTTGTGACGCATTTGAACAGGATTGTGATGCCTGATccgggggatgaggatgatagtgaggacgaggaggaggaggagtga